GATCTAGACCTGAGGCTTTGGCTACGGCTATTATATCTAAGGCTTCCAGCACTCCACCACATTTGGCAAGTTTGATGTTTATAACATCAACAGCCCTTTCCCTCGCAATATTAAATGCATCAGTGGCTGTGAAAACCGTCTCATCCGCAGCCACGGGAACGGGGGAATTATCCGTTACGTACTTCAAACCTTTAATATTTTGGCAATGTACTGGTTGTTCGAAAAGTGTGACATTGACACCTGCATCCCACACAGAGTTTATAAATTTAACAGCCTCCTTTGGATTATAGCCCTGGTTTGCATCTATTCTTATTTCGCAATCTACAGCCTCACTTACAGCCATGACTCTTTCAAAATCTTCTTTAAAATCTTTGCCTACCTTAATTTTTAACACCTTAAATCCTTTTTTCGAGTATTCCTGTGCTGTTTGAGCGGCTTTTTCAGGAGTGGTTATAGAAATCGTTATGTCTGATTCTATTTCGTCCCTCATCCCACCCAAAAACTTGTAAAGAGGTATTCCAATATACTGGGTATATGCATCAAGTAAGGCATTTTCTATTCCTGCAAAGGCACCGGGATGAAATTTAATTATACTCCTGAGTTTTTTGATTAAGTACCTATAATTCTCAATGGACTCGCCAGCCAGAACTGGAGTAAGATATTTGACGACATCTATAACTGTAGATTGAACGTCTCCTGTAATAACTCCAGAGGATGAAACCTCCCCATATCCAATAGTTCCATCCTCCAGATGAATTTTAATAAGGACATTTTTTGCAACGTCGCACTTCCCTAACGCAATTATAAATGGCTCTTTCAATGGAATATTGAGAGGAACAACTTCTACAGATTTTATCTTCATTATTTTCCCTCCAGATAGTCCATCAACAATTCGAGGAGGTTTTCTGCATCATCCTGGTTCGTCAAATCAAACACTGGAATATCCGAATCTTTGATCAGAGTTTTATTTTCCTCACCCCACACGCAAAGTGCGATCACTTTGGCTCTGGAAAGTTTCTCTATAAGATCCCTTTCCTCTCGCCAGTCTGGTATGGGTAATTCAACACTAAGCCCCATTCTTTGTTTTCTTTGTGGGTCGTGAACGAGTACGACGGCCTGTGGATCTGCTCCGTGCAAAAGAGATAGTGTTACACCGGAGTAACTCG
This Methanotorris formicicus Mc-S-70 DNA region includes the following protein-coding sequences:
- a CDS encoding dipeptide epimerase, whose protein sequence is MKIKSVEVVPLNIPLKEPFIIALGKCDVAKNVLIKIHLEDGTIGYGEVSSSGVITGDVQSTVIDVVKYLTPVLAGESIENYRYLIKKLRSIIKFHPGAFAGIENALLDAYTQYIGIPLYKFLGGMRDEIESDITISITTPEKAAQTAQEYSKKGFKVLKIKVGKDFKEDFERVMAVSEAVDCEIRIDANQGYNPKEAVKFINSVWDAGVNVTLFEQPVHCQNIKGLKYVTDNSPVPVAADETVFTATDAFNIARERAVDVINIKLAKCGGVLEALDIIAVAKASGLDLMIGCMLESNVGLSPSVHLACGTGEFSYIDLDSHVFLKELPLSGGFEVDGQKLIVKNIKEGIGIKESTQSSIKP